A DNA window from Hordeum vulgare subsp. vulgare chromosome 1H, MorexV3_pseudomolecules_assembly, whole genome shotgun sequence contains the following coding sequences:
- the LOC123412949 gene encoding uncharacterized protein LOC123412949, whose product MLPAARRRLCLLPLPLRHFTAAVYPTTSATADPTVFYLQSTCALSPTAAARAADSIRLASPESTAQASAVLDLLRRYGFTDAHISATVRKFPIVLVSDPVKTLQPKLDFLASVGINTPLLPRLVSLSPIVLHRSIQDHLAPLFESLRELLGSNARVVTALHHMPFVVRCSPNSTLNLVLPVLRDVHGLPPEDVSKLVAVHPGVIMQAPHRLAEIVQAVKDAGIEPGEPMFVHTFAILSKMKTHTLERKYALYQSLGFQKDSVALMLRRYALAMAISEDKIKENVGFLVGRAGLSLEDIVTYPSMLVRSLESHCRRCAVLAVLRKEEKPEGNHRLAVVLVTTRKRFLQAYVQPYQNEIPDVFRAFNGEIPFEGFSVLE is encoded by the coding sequence ATGCTGCCCGCCGCGCGCCGCCGACTCTGCCTCTTGCCCCTCCCTCTCCGCCACTTCACTGCGGCCGTCTACCCCACCACCTCCGCCACTGCCGACCCCACCGTCTTCTACCTGCAATCCACCTGCGCGCTCTCCCCCACCGCCGCTGCCCGCGCCGCCGACTCCATCCGCCTCGCCTCCCCGGAGTCCACCGCGCAGGCCTCCGCCGTCCTCGACCTCCTCCGCCGGTATGGCTTCACCGACGCCCATATATCCGCCACCGTTCGCAAGTTCCCCATCGTCCTCGTCTCCGACCCCGTCAAGACACTCCAGCCCAAGCTCGACTTCCTCGCCTCCGTCGGCATCAACACGCCGCTCCTCCCCAGGCTGGTCTCCCTCAGCCCCATCGTCCTCCACCGCAGCATCCAGGACCACCTCGCCCCACTCTTCGAATCTCTCCGCGAGCTCCTCGGTTCCAATGCCCGCGTCGTCACCGCGCTCCACCACATGCCGTTCGTTGTCCGCTGCAGCCCCAACAGTACCCTCAACCTCGTGCTCCCCGTGCTAAGGGATGTACACGGCTTGCCCCCGGAGGACGTTTCCAAACTCGTCGCCGTCCACCCCGGCGTCATCATGCAGGCCCCCCACCGCTTGGCCGAGATCGTCCAGGCCGTCAAGGACGCCGGCATCGAACCCGGTGAGCCCATGTTCGTCCACACATTTGCCATCCTTTCCAAGATGAAGACCCACACACTGGAGAGGAAGTATGCACTCTACCAGAGCCTTGGTTTCCAGAAGGACAGTGTTGCCTTAATGTTGCGGCGGTACGCACTCGCGATGGCTATCTCAGAGGATAAGATAAAGGAAAATGTCGGATTCTTGGTCGGGAGGGCAGGTTTGAGCCTGGAAGATATCGTGACCTATCCGAGCATGCTGGTGCGGAGCTTGGAGAGCCATTGCAGGAGGTGTGCGGTGCTCGCCGTGCTGAGGAAGGAAGAGAAGCCAGAGGGGAATCATCGGCTCGCCGTGGTGCTAGTGACTACCAGGAAACGGTTCTTGCAGGCGTATGTGCAGCCATACCAAAACGAGATCCCTGATGTCTTCCGGGCTTTCAACGGCGAGATCCCTTTCGAGGGCTTCAGTGTGTTGGAGTAG